Part of the Ignavibacterium album JCM 16511 genome, GGTGTAACACGGACTGCTTTGCCTGTTGCTTTATCAACAACTGTAACAGCCCATTTGCCTTTGTGTGTTTTTTTGATGTTGCCTTTACCAAAGGTAGTTCCCATTATTACCTGCAAACCATCAGCATAGCAGGTTGCGCAATGATCTTCGCCAAGATCAACGAACGCGAGTATTTGTCCGTCTTTAGCTCGGTCAACACCGAGTTTATTCATTGCTGCCGCGCCTACTCTTAAGCCCATTGGCATTGCAGGGCATTTGTGTCCGTGAAATTTCTGTCCGAACTCTAACCATTCTTGTGGATTTGTCATTTTAAGTACTCCTTTTGTTTATAAGATATTTTATTTAGTTAAAAAATATTTGATACTGTATTTCAGCAATGTTGATGTTTCCTTTTCCATTAAACTGAGTTCTATAATCAGCCATTAATTTATTTTTTTGTGTAAAGTAATAATTCAAACCAAGCAAATACCATTCGTTATCATTTGTTGCTGGATTGAAATCTTTATATTTCTCTATTTGTGCGAGCACCTGGAAATTATTTGCAAAGTAATATCCGGCATAAGCATAATATCCCCACGCATTTTTATTGATGATATTTGCGTTTACAAATTCACTCTGAAGTTCAAATTTGTTTAACTTAAGTTCTGTTTGAAATCCATAACGATAATCATTGCCGGTAATGCTTTGGGTTGAGGAAAATATTTTAGATAATGTTTGATTATCTAAATATCTATAACCGAATGATGCACCAATATTAATTAGTTCATCTTTATTCTTAAGAATATCGTAACTAATTTTTGATGAGTAAAGAAGATTGTTACTGATGTTGTTTCCAGGTACTTTTTGGTTACCATTAAATATACCCAAACTTAGTTTTAGATTTGAGTTCAGCAGATCAAAATTCCCTTCAACTCCAATTTCACGAGCAGAACTTTTATCACCGTGAATCAAATTATTAATTACATTTGCTCTTTCTAAAACCGGAATGAAAGCATCAGATTGCATTCTTTGCAAAGTAAAATTCGGAACAAACTTTCCAACCCGTAAAAAGCCAAAGTTCCATTTAACATCTGCAAAAGCATCCTGGAAATAAAAATTTTCATCTGTAGCAGAACGATAAACTACCTGCATTTTATAAGTGATATTATCAGCCATAGGAGCTTTACCATCCAGCCAAAGTTTTGCACGCCTAATCATAAAACTGCTGCTGTTACCATCGTTATAAGTAAAACGACTTTGAATGTATCCGTGAAATTCCGGATTTTCATTTTGCGCAAACAGAGGTAAACTGAGAAGCAAAAAAATTAGGAAGAACAATTTTAAACTGTCGTTGGAGACGAAATGAAGCAATCCTTCTCTTTTGTCAGATTGCTTCGTCGCTATCGCTCCTCGCAATGACCCTGCTTGTATGTCATTGCGAACGAAATGAAATGGAGTGAAGCAATCTGTTTTACTTATTGAGATTGCTTCGTCGCTTCGCTCCTCGCAATGACATAAAGTATTTGTCATTACGAGCGTAGCGAAGTAATCTGTTCTACTTTTTGAGATTGCTTCGAGACTATTGTCTCTCGCAATGACCGGGTTATTGTCATTGCGAACAAAGTGAAGCAATTCTTCTCTTTTGTCAGATTGCTTCGTTGCTATCGCTCCTCGCAATGACTCTGCTTGTATGTCATTGCGAATGGAATAAAATGGAGTGAAGCAATCTGTTATACTTATTGATACTACTTCGTTCCTCGCAATGTCGGGTAGAGATAATGTTCTCACAACACACCCCAAATCATTTTAATTGCAATTCCTAAGAGCACAACAGCATAGATTTGCTTTACCATTTTAGGTTTTGCTTTGCCGGACATAAACATTGCACCAAGTTGTGATGCGATAATTACAGCGACGACGACTAAGATTGTTAAAGTCCAGTTCATTTGTCCTTCGGCTGCGTGTCCTAAATATCCACTGAATGAAGAGAAGGTTACAACAAATGCAGTTGTAGCAGCGGCTTCTTTTGTTTTATATCCCATCCACATTAAAATAGGTGCGATGATAAATCCACCACCGATGCCAAGAAGTCCGCCGGCAAATCCTGCAAACGCACCGACTCCCGAACCTATAATTGATCTTTTCTTAAGTGACATTACTTCTTCTGGTTCTTTTTGACTTGATGCCCAAAGAGTTCTGGCTGCTGCAACTAAAACGGCTATTGCAAACAAAATCATTAATGGTTTTTCGGGAACGAACTTAGAAGTGTATGCACCGATTGGTGAAAAGATTAATGCTGCAATTGCCATTGCAAGTCCGCCTTTCCAATCAACTAACTTTTTTCTTGAAAATGGAATTAATGCAAGCAGTGTGTTCAATCCATTTAATAAAAGTCCAAGTGGAATAGCGACTTCTTTCATTGAAAATCCTGCCCATTTAAGAATCGGCACGTAAACCATTCCGCCGCCTAGGCCAAGCATTGCGAAGACGAAGGAAATGATAAATATTAATATTGATACAATTAGGTATAACATATTTTTTCTCTCTTTTGATTTTTATCTTGTCATCCGTATCTGAGATGATGTAATCTATTTTACTTTTGGAGATTGCTTCGTCCCGATTCATCGGGACTCGCAATGACAAAACAACACTATCCAATATTTGGTAAATGAATTATTACTTCTTCATCTGTTCTTTCAGAACAAGGGATACAAACTTTCTTTCCATCTTTTACACGTAAGTATCTTTCAAAAACATACTCGCCGCATACTTCGCACTTAGCTTTGTTGAATGAACCTTTAACTGGGGTACATTTAAAGTCTTTTAAAATGGTCACACTAAATAATTCTTCATCTGTTGCACTGAGAACTATATCGATGATATCATTTCTTATTTCTTCTGGAATTTCAGTTGGTTCTAGACCTTGCTTTCGATATTTGAAAAATTCGTGAGGAGCAAGTTTATCCTGAAATTCATTTTTCAGGAATATTCTTACTGCATCTTTTTTACCAGGATACCAAAAAATTGCTGCAACCTTTCCATAGTTCATTCTATCTATCATTCCTTTCCCGAAAGTAGCTCCGGTTGCAGACATAATTCCATCCTGCATACAACCTTGAGGATGCTCAACACCCATTTCAGAAAAAACGTGCATCTGATGATCTAAACTTTTTTTAACTCCTAATTTTTCCATTGCCAAGGTTCCCATTCTAAAACCGATTGGCATAAACGGGCAGCGATGGCCGTGAAATTCGAAAGTCCATTCAGGTAATTGAAACATTTTATTTCTCCTTATTTAGTTAGTAAACAATTACTTACTTAAAATACAAAAAATTATTTCTTTTCTAATGCTTTTTTAATTAGGCAAATCATATTCTCGCAGAATTTTTCTTGTTTTTGTGCTTCGGGATTAAGAATCATTTCAATATTTAGAGAGATTGGAATTCCCATATAAAGTGTTGCTACATTTTCAACATTTAATGAATCATTCCAAATACCTTCATTCATTCCTTGTTTAATAATCCTGCTTATAAATTCCTTTTGTGAAAGCAAAATATTTCGCAATCCTTTTTTAAGTGATGGTTCATTCATATGAGCAGCTTCAGAAAACAAAAGTATCGTAATGCCTTTATTTTCAATAAGATACTTAATATGTAAACAAAGGAATTGAAATAACTTTTCTTCTGCACTTAAATTTGATGAGAATGTTATTTTCTCCTGATCAACCAGAAGTTCATTTTTTACATCATCAAGAATTGAAAGCATAATTTCTTTTTTAGATGAAAAATGTCTGAAGAGGGCTCCTTCGGTAACTCCTATTTTTGAAGCCAGATTTCTGGTAGATAGTTTTCCAATTCCTTCTGTTGATATAATCTCTAAAACAGCTTTCTTAATCTGTTCTTGTCTGGTTTCGGTATCTAATCTTTCTGCTGCCATTTTATAACTTTTAAATAATAAAGTAAACACTTACTTACCAAAGTATATCTTTAAATTTAAATGTCAAGTCCTTTTTAAAGATAATTTTGGGTATCTAAACGAGATAGCCTGAAGTATTTACTGTTTTTTAATAACTATAGATAGAATTCAGCTATTATAATCTTTTACTTTTTTATTCATCCCAGAAATACATTTTTGCTTCTGTTGATTGAGGATGCGTTTTCTGTATTTCCTTCAATGTTTTTCTTAACTGTGAATTATCTTTTATTTTGATATAACGGGCGGTTTCTCTTGCTACTAAAAGTTTTGGATAAAAAGATGTATTAACTATATCATCAATATCTTTATCAATGATTTTGATTATGTCATCATATCTACCACGAGGCATTATTGTTTCTGCAATTCCTATTCTCAGCATTGCTCTGAATTCGTCCGCTGGCAGATAACCGTTAAAATGATAGTATGAATTTCCGTTTTGATCAAGGAAATACATTGCAGGTGTCCAATAAGCTCCGAGCATTTTTCTTACTTCTCTATCTTTAATCAAATCAAGTTTGAGCAGAACAAACCACTCGTTCATTTCCTCAATAACTTTTTGATCTTTGTAAGTTGTGGCTTCAAGTTTTTTGCAGCCGCCGCAACCATCCATTTCAAATTGGAGAAGAATCGGCTTATGAGATTTTAATGATTCTTCTTTTGCTTGTTCAAGATTTTTTAACCAGTTCATTTTTATTCCTTTCTGTTTATAATCTACTTAAATACTGTCCTTACAAATGATGATAAAGATTGCTTCGTTGACTTCGTCTCCTCGCAATGACGGGGTCAGACAATTCGTCATTGCGAGCGAAGCGAAGTAATCCTTCTCTTTTTGAGATTGCTTCAGTCACTTCGTTCCTTCGCAATGACGTTTAAACTTGTAACTGCGAACGCACCTGATGGCAAGGCAGGAGTGAAATAAAGCAATCTAACAAACTAATTCTACTCATTTATTACAGTAATTGTAGTATCTGCTTTTATATTATCTGTAACGGGACAGCGGCTTTCAGTTTCCTTTAGCCAGGATTCTTTTTCTTTATCAGATGCGCCGGGCATATCTGCGTTTACAGTTACAACAATATTTTGAAATCCCGCACGCTCTTCAAATGAACAGCCGAGAAAAGTACAAGGATTCATAACTCCTTCAATTTTTACTTTCATACTATTTAAAGTTAGTCCTTTTTGTCGAGCAATTTCGTGACCCGTCACATTTAAACATCCGGCTAATGACATCAGCAGAACCTGAATTGGTGATGGACCTTCGTCTGTTCCGCCCATTCCTTTTGGTTCATCTATAATCAATTTGAATTTACCGGCTTGAAGATTCATCTTAGTTGGATTTTCACTTTCACCGGTTATCAATACCTTCATTTCTCTTTTTTGTGTACTCATTTTATTCCTTCTTTTTTTTAGTTTCTTTTTGTATAGATTGCTTCAGTCACTTCGTTCCTTTGCTATGGCATTCTGCTCGTCATTGCGAGTGAAGTGAAGCAATCTGAATTTATTTACAATTTAGTTTCACTTACTAACACAATCCCTTTATCTTTAATCAAATTTCTTACTTCACTTGCAAATTCTGATATATCTTTCTGTTCAGTAGAAACAATTTCAAATGAAGAATAACAAGGAGCACCTTCGTCAGCACCTTTCATTGTCGGCACTTGCATCTGAAAATTAATAACATCAAATGGACGATTTGCAATCATCTCTTTTAGAATTTTCGGCAATCCTTTTTCACCAAATTGTCCAGCTAATTCGAATTTAATTCTTGTTGTTAACTTTGCCAGTGCAGCTTCTGCTTTGGCTCTTTCTTCCAAAATTTTTTTCTTCTCACGTTTTTCTTTTCCTTCTTTTCTTACTTCTTTAAATATCTTATACTCTTTTTCAAATTTCCATATAAGATCTCTTCCGGGAAAAGTTATTGCTTCAGTTGGACAAACAGTCGAGCAAGTTGAACAGCCAACCATACAATTATAATTTCTTTCAACCGTTGCTTTGCGAATCGTTTCGTTATATTCAAATACTTCACGTCCGCAGCTTATATAGCATAGTTCGCAGCCGATACACTTTTCAGCTGTTATTGTTGGATACCAGGGAATCTCTTTTCTCGGTATTCCGTGCCATACTTGTGTTGATAAATCTTTTGCCATAATTAATTCTCCTAAATTTTACAATTATTTAGATTGCTTCGTCGCTGTCGCTCCTCGCAATGACAGTGTATTTTGTCATTGCGAACCTGCCTGACGGCAAGGCAGGCGAAGTGAAGTAATCCTTTTCTTTTTGAGATTGTTTCGTCGCTCCGCACCTCGTAATAACTATTCACTTACCACCACACTTTTTGCAATGACCTTTTTTTCTTTTCTCTTTTCAAAAATGTAATAGAGCGATGGCAGAAAGAGAAATACCAACAATAATCCGAATATCAATCCGCCGATTACTGCAATTGCCATTGGCTTAAGTAATTCTGTTCCTTCGCCGATGCTTAATGCTAGCGGAAGCAAACCAATAATACCAACAATATCTGTCATTAAAATTGGTCGTAAACGAACGACTGCCGCTTTTTGAATTGCCTCAATCAAACTCATTCCTTGTTCACGCAACTGGTCAATAAACGTTATTAGAATTACGCCTTGATTGATTTCAATTCCCGCAAGAATGATAAAACCAATCATAACAGTAACGCCAATTGGTTGATTAGTTATATAAAGTGCATAAGAAACACCAATAAGTGAAAGCGGAACACGAATAAGAATTATGAACGGCTTAATAAAATCTTCAAAGTTTATTACCAAAACTACGTATGCAAAAAACATTGCAATGAGAAGAATAATTATCATTGTATTAAAATTCTCTCTCAGCATTTGCGATTGCCCGCCGAAACTAATTTTATAACCAGCTGGCAAAGTAAATGTGCTCAACAATTTTTGAACATCAGCTGTTGCTTCACCAACAGTTCTTCCTTGAACATTTGCTGTTGCTTTAATAACTCTGTTCTGGTCTTTTCTGTCAATTTCAAGTGGACCCGAACGCTGCTCAACTTTTGCAATTGTTTTTAATCTGATTTTGCTTCCGTTGTTTGGATAAACAGAAAGATTTTCAACATCGCTAATGCTTTTAATATCTGTTTCATCAACTACAATTCGTATTGGATAGTAATAACCTTTCTCTTTAAATTGAGTCGGAACATTTCCATCAATACTTGATTTGATTGTATTTGCTACTTGATTTACACTCAAACCCTGATCAATTGCTTTTGTTCTATCAACAAAAATTTGATATTCGGGTTTTGTGATATCAATTGAAACATCAATGCCCGTAAGTCCTTCAACTTGTTTCAGCAAACCGGAAACTCGAGTTGCGTTCTCATAAATATTCTCAATTGGCTCACTGCGTGGGGCAATTACTTCCACTTCAATATCAAATTCTCCGGTTTGTTTTATTCCTTTCAGCTTAGTGTGGAAGACCTTCATTTTCAATCCCGGAAATTTAACATTCTGCTGAACAAGCGGAGTGAGCCATTCAACATAATCATCTGTCGTCATCGGTCGTTTAGCCGGCTTTACGAGTTGAATGTTCACTTCACCTTCGTTGGCGATTTCATAAGTTACAAGTCCCCAAATTTTTCCGCCAGAAAGTGATGAATATTTTTCAATGTATGGCTGCTGTTTTACAAAGTTTTCCACCTGAGATATCACTTTATGCGTTTCTTCCATTGAAGAACCGGTTGGCATTTTTAGTTTGATTGTAATTAATCCGTCGTCGGCTTTCGGGAGAAATTCAGAGCCAATTTTGTTTAAGAAAATTAATCCAACAAAAAATAATGTGAGCGTCAATATCATTACAACCCAACGGAACTTTAGCACCCATCGTAAAATTGGTTTATATGGTTTGATGATTAACGATATAAATCCATCTGCAATTTTTGAAATAATTCCTTTTTTATCGTGAACCGGTTTACCTTCTTTAAAGAAAAGTGAAGTTAATGTTGGTGTTAATGTTAACGCAACAATTAATGATAAAGTAATTGTAATTGCAACAGTGATAATTAATTCTCTGAACAAAAGCGAAACCAAACCCGGAACTAAAAGGAATGGGAGGAACAAAGCGATGAATGTGAGAGTTGCCGTAAGCACTGCACCGCTTACTTGTGTTGCACCTTTTTGCACTGGATGAAGCTCTTCCGGTTCTTCTTCCTGAATACGAGTAATATTTTCAAGAACAACAATACAATTATCAAGCAAAACGGTGATTGCAACAACCAAGCCGCCAAGCGTAAAAATGTTGATTGAAAAATTCAGTAGCTGCATAAAAAAGAAAGTGCCAAGCAAAGTTACAGGCAGCGTAAGAGAAACGATTAAAACTCTTTTCCAGCCAGTTAAAAAGAATGCCGTTACAATCACAACAAGCAAAGCCGCAATTAATGCCGCATCTCGAACGCCGGCAACAGCCGCACGGATATAATCCGCCTGGTCATAAATTATATCAAGATTTATTGAAGGCGGAATAATTGTTTTTAACTCTTTAAGTTTTTTTGCAATTAAGTCCGATACTTCAACAGAATTAGCTCCGGTTTGTTTGAACACCGAAAGTTTTACGCCTTCTACCTGATTCAATTTATTTTTTATTCTCTGAACTGCATAAGCATCTTTCACATCGGCAACATCTTTTAATAGAACTAATCCTTCATTCTTACCTTTTGAAATTATCAAGTTTCCGATTTCATCAACATTAGAAAACTCACCAACTGTTCTAACAATATAATCTCTTCTTGCAGATGTAACTCTTCCGCCGAGAAGTTCAAGGTTTTCATCTTTAAGTCGTTGAGCAACCTTATCAACAGATAGTCCATAACCTTGTAATTTAATCGGGTCGATATGAACTCGAATTTCTCTTTTTAGTCCACCTGTGATTTCTGTTCCTGCTGTTCCTTCAATCGAAGTGAATTGATCTTGAAGTTCATTTTCAACATAGGTTCTTAGTTTTGTCAAATCCATTTGATCGGAAGTGATAAGCAAATCCATTACCGGCAATTGTGAAGGATCAGCTTTAAAGACAAGCGGTTCTTCAGCATCTTTCGGCAAATTTTTTCTTACCTGTCCGAGTTTTGAAAGTACATCTTGATATGCAATATCACGATCAGCATTGTACGTGAAATTTACCTGAAGTGCATACAAACCTTCTGTGCATTGAGTTTCCATATAATCAAGATTATCAACCGTAGCAACTTTACGTTCAATCACTGTTGCGATGTTATCCTCAATTTCTTCTGGTGTAGCTCCTCGCCAAGTTACATAAACCTTAACCATTGGATAGGTTATATCCGGCAAAAGATTGGTTGCAAGTTGTGTGTATCCGAGAATTCCAACCACAACAATCGCAATCATTAAAATGATAATTGTTGCCGGTCTTTTAATTGCGTGATAAGATAGTCCGTGTTTTTGGACTATTGATTTTTTCTGTTTTTCTTCTAAACTCATAGTAAGTTGTCACTTAATATTATTTAATTGTTAGTTTTCATTTAATATTTTACATCATCAAACCAGTCGAACAAAAATGCATCCTGATATTCAATATTAAACGAGGTTAATATTTTTTTGTATTCTTCTTTGAATGATAATTTTTTATGATGTTTTTCCTGATTGAGAATATATTTTATCACATTATCAATCTGTGAATGTGAATATGAAAAAGCGCCGTAACCTTCCTGCCAGTGGAATTTTCCCTTGAGCCATTTTTTATCGTTTATAAAATCCCCTGAGGCTAACTTGATGTTCTTAACTAATTCAGAGATTGGATTTTTTGGATTCAATCCTATAAAAATATGGCAATGATCGGGCATTGTATTAATTGCGAGCAATTTATTCCCTTTGTTTTGGATTATTCCTGTAATGTATTTCATTAATTCATCTTTAAATGAAGGAAGAATTAATCTGTCTCTATGTTTTACAGCGAATACCAGATGGATATATAATTGTGTGTATGTGTTTGCCATATTTTTACCTACAATTATTTAATTCCTTCGGAATTATTTTTGGTTGTTGATCTCTTACATTCAATTATTCTTTTTCTACAATTATTTGATTCCTAACGGAATCTTTTGCTACGTTCATTGCTTTTCTACAATTATTTGATTCCTAACGGAATCTTTTGCTACTTTTCTACAATTATTTGATTCCTAACGGAATCAAATTCGTTGTTTGCTATTTAACCTATCACAATTATTTATTTCGCTTTTCAACAAAGGCTCCGTAGGAGCGTTATATTTATAGAAATATTTAATCCCAAAACATCCGCACTCCGTAGGAGTGCAATATTAATTCGGCAAAACATTTCTATTTATTTTCCTTTTTCATCTTACCTGCCAGTTTTTGAACCACTACCTTCATTCCGTCTTTCAAAAGCTCCTGTCCCATTACAACAAGTTTCTCTCCTTCATTTAAACCCGAAACTACTTCCGTAACTTTTTCATT contains:
- a CDS encoding FmdE family protein, giving the protein MTNPQEWLEFGQKFHGHKCPAMPMGLRVGAAAMNKLGVDRAKDGQILAFVDLGEDHCATCYADGLQVIMGTTFGKGNIKKTHKGKWAVTVVDKATGKAVRVTPKAEAMLANKQTDFFKEYREKGIPASKVPNEVVDPLINKVMNAPEEMLVNISEVFDYKLEPKKDSFNGFVCEECGEMTVEEYGRIKNGKHVCIDCAAK
- a CDS encoding porin — its product is MRTLSLPDIARNEVVSISITDCFTPFYSIRNDIQAESLRGAIATKQSDKREELLHFVRNDNNPVIARDNSLEAISKSRTDYFATLVMTNTLCHCEERSDEAISISKTDCFTPFHFVRNDIQAGSLRGAIATKQSDKREGLLHFVSNDSLKLFFLIFLLLSLPLFAQNENPEFHGYIQSRFTYNDGNSSSFMIRRAKLWLDGKAPMADNITYKMQVVYRSATDENFYFQDAFADVKWNFGFLRVGKFVPNFTLQRMQSDAFIPVLERANVINNLIHGDKSSAREIGVEGNFDLLNSNLKLSLGIFNGNQKVPGNNISNNLLYSSKISYDILKNKDELINIGASFGYRYLDNQTLSKIFSSTQSITGNDYRYGFQTELKLNKFELQSEFVNANIINKNAWGYYAYAGYYFANNFQVLAQIEKYKDFNPATNDNEWYLLGLNYYFTQKNKLMADYRTQFNGKGNINIAEIQYQIFFN
- a CDS encoding sulfite exporter TauE/SafE family protein, giving the protein MLYLIVSILIFIISFVFAMLGLGGGMVYVPILKWAGFSMKEVAIPLGLLLNGLNTLLALIPFSRKKLVDWKGGLAMAIAALIFSPIGAYTSKFVPEKPLMILFAIAVLVAAARTLWASSQKEPEEVMSLKKRSIIGSGVGAFAGFAGGLLGIGGGFIIAPILMWMGYKTKEAAATTAFVVTFSSFSGYLGHAAEGQMNWTLTILVVVAVIIASQLGAMFMSGKAKPKMVKQIYAVVLLGIAIKMIWGVL
- a CDS encoding FmdE family protein, producing MFQLPEWTFEFHGHRCPFMPIGFRMGTLAMEKLGVKKSLDHQMHVFSEMGVEHPQGCMQDGIMSATGATFGKGMIDRMNYGKVAAIFWYPGKKDAVRIFLKNEFQDKLAPHEFFKYRKQGLEPTEIPEEIRNDIIDIVLSATDEELFSVTILKDFKCTPVKGSFNKAKCEVCGEYVFERYLRVKDGKKVCIPCSERTDEEVIIHLPNIG
- a CDS encoding TetR/AcrR family transcriptional regulator; amino-acid sequence: MAAERLDTETRQEQIKKAVLEIISTEGIGKLSTRNLASKIGVTEGALFRHFSSKKEIMLSILDDVKNELLVDQEKITFSSNLSAEEKLFQFLCLHIKYLIENKGITILLFSEAAHMNEPSLKKGLRNILLSQKEFISRIIKQGMNEGIWNDSLNVENVATLYMGIPISLNIEMILNPEAQKQEKFCENMICLIKKALEKK
- a CDS encoding thioredoxin family protein translates to MNWLKNLEQAKEESLKSHKPILLQFEMDGCGGCKKLEATTYKDQKVIEEMNEWFVLLKLDLIKDREVRKMLGAYWTPAMYFLDQNGNSYYHFNGYLPADEFRAMLRIGIAETIMPRGRYDDIIKIIDKDIDDIVNTSFYPKLLVARETARYIKIKDNSQLRKTLKEIQKTHPQSTEAKMYFWDE
- a CDS encoding OsmC family protein, which translates into the protein MSTQKREMKVLITGESENPTKMNLQAGKFKLIIDEPKGMGGTDEGPSPIQVLLMSLAGCLNVTGHEIARQKGLTLNSMKVKIEGVMNPCTFLGCSFEERAGFQNIVVTVNADMPGASDKEKESWLKETESRCPVTDNIKADTTITVINE
- a CDS encoding 4Fe-4S dicluster domain-containing protein; the encoded protein is MAKDLSTQVWHGIPRKEIPWYPTITAEKCIGCELCYISCGREVFEYNETIRKATVERNYNCMVGCSTCSTVCPTEAITFPGRDLIWKFEKEYKIFKEVRKEGKEKREKKKILEERAKAEAALAKLTTRIKFELAGQFGEKGLPKILKEMIANRPFDVINFQMQVPTMKGADEGAPCYSSFEIVSTEQKDISEFASEVRNLIKDKGIVLVSETKL
- a CDS encoding efflux RND transporter permease subunit yields the protein MSLEEKQKKSIVQKHGLSYHAIKRPATIIILMIAIVVVGILGYTQLATNLLPDITYPMVKVYVTWRGATPEEIEDNIATVIERKVATVDNLDYMETQCTEGLYALQVNFTYNADRDIAYQDVLSKLGQVRKNLPKDAEEPLVFKADPSQLPVMDLLITSDQMDLTKLRTYVENELQDQFTSIEGTAGTEITGGLKREIRVHIDPIKLQGYGLSVDKVAQRLKDENLELLGGRVTSARRDYIVRTVGEFSNVDEIGNLIISKGKNEGLVLLKDVADVKDAYAVQRIKNKLNQVEGVKLSVFKQTGANSVEVSDLIAKKLKELKTIIPPSINLDIIYDQADYIRAAVAGVRDAALIAALLVVIVTAFFLTGWKRVLIVSLTLPVTLLGTFFFMQLLNFSINIFTLGGLVVAITVLLDNCIVVLENITRIQEEEPEELHPVQKGATQVSGAVLTATLTFIALFLPFLLVPGLVSLLFRELIITVAITITLSLIVALTLTPTLTSLFFKEGKPVHDKKGIISKIADGFISLIIKPYKPILRWVLKFRWVVMILTLTLFFVGLIFLNKIGSEFLPKADDGLITIKLKMPTGSSMEETHKVISQVENFVKQQPYIEKYSSLSGGKIWGLVTYEIANEGEVNIQLVKPAKRPMTTDDYVEWLTPLVQQNVKFPGLKMKVFHTKLKGIKQTGEFDIEVEVIAPRSEPIENIYENATRVSGLLKQVEGLTGIDVSIDITKPEYQIFVDRTKAIDQGLSVNQVANTIKSSIDGNVPTQFKEKGYYYPIRIVVDETDIKSISDVENLSVYPNNGSKIRLKTIAKVEQRSGPLEIDRKDQNRVIKATANVQGRTVGEATADVQKLLSTFTLPAGYKISFGGQSQMLRENFNTMIIILLIAMFFAYVVLVINFEDFIKPFIILIRVPLSLIGVSYALYITNQPIGVTVMIGFIILAGIEINQGVILITFIDQLREQGMSLIEAIQKAAVVRLRPILMTDIVGIIGLLPLALSIGEGTELLKPMAIAVIGGLIFGLLLVFLFLPSLYYIFEKRKEKKVIAKSVVVSE
- the tnpA gene encoding IS200/IS605 family transposase; this encodes MANTYTQLYIHLVFAVKHRDRLILPSFKDELMKYITGIIQNKGNKLLAINTMPDHCHIFIGLNPKNPISELVKNIKLASGDFINDKKWLKGKFHWQEGYGAFSYSHSQIDNVIKYILNQEKHHKKLSFKEEYKKILTSFNIEYQDAFLFDWFDDVKY